A window of Acidobacteriota bacterium genomic DNA:
GTAGATGGGTAGATTATTTTCATATGGCATGCAATATTGACATTTAATAGTCTCTGCCTGTTCAACTTCTCTAAATAACTTCTTTAGGTCTTTCAGGTGACCACCCAATACTATAAGAATTTCTCCAGAATAATTCCTTTTTTCCCCTTTAGCATTTCTTTTTTACCAAGTCCAAGACAGAATCCGTGGAAAACGAAGGCATCTGGACTCTCCAGAAGAGTTCATATTCGCCTTTAAGCACACAGACTGCATGACCGCGGACACACACTCGCTTAATGATGTCATTTGATAACCATAACCTTACTTCAATTTGACTTGGTCGCCCCATTTCAATTCCCTGTTCTACCTGCACTTTTATTTCTTCAGATTGGTCTGGAGAAACCAATCCTTGCCTTAGCAGATAACAAGCCAGAGCCCCGGAAGTCGTCCTACTGGCGCGGGGTGAAATAGCTCTGTCCACCACGGTACAATTCCATGGGCAACGGCAAAGTAAGCAACCCTCTGCCTACTTTCTGCCTTAGGCATAAACCAGACAAATTCATAGTTCTGCACATCTTGGGCCCGCATAACGAAGCCAAACCAGCCTGCTCTTTCTTGACCCAAATGGTGCCCAAGAAAGCGCATCTCCGCCTGCATCGTGTAATTGCGCTTGATGTCATTTATGAGTGCGACCTTACCGCCGATGTGGTCTACCTCTTTATTGTCGATGATCTGGAGGATCTGTTCGCCCTCGGACTCGTTGATCTGCCACAAAGGAGAATTGGTTATCAGAGTTTTTTTACCCAGATCAACAAACTTGTTCATATGCCTGCCTCAATTTTACAATTTTTTCTTTTACATTTATTTTGCTTAATT
This region includes:
- a CDS encoding PhzF family phenazine biosynthesis protein, encoding MVDRAISPRASRTTSGALACYLLRQGLVSPDQSEEIKVQVEQGIEMGRPSQIEVRLWLSNDIIKRVCVRGHAVCVLKGEYELFWRVQMPSFSTDSVLDLVKKKC